The Hymenobacter swuensis DY53 genome includes the window CTGACCGGCCTTCGATTTGGCGTTATCGAGCTTGTAGGCGTCGGCGGCGTTGAGAACGGTGTACCGTTCGTCGCCTTTACGGGTCTGCTTAGCCAGTTCATACGGAATGCCCCCGATGATAAAGCAGGTTTTCCGTAGTCCGGCAGGCACCTGGCCGGCTTTGGCTTTCACGTCGGCGGCCACCGCCGCGTCGTCGGTACCGTTCTGGAAGTATTTGGCACCATAAGTTTCCAGGGCCTTGGGTGTACCGTTTTCCAGCCAGGAGATTTTCGTGTTGCCGGAACCGATATCCACCACAAACGACTTATCGGCGTAGTCACGGGGGAGTACGGAGCGCAGGGCCAATTGGCCTTCGCGCTCCGGCGTTACAGTGTTTACCACGTAGCCCAGCCCCTTCAGCGCCTTGATGATTTTCTGGGTTCCTTCCGCTTTCAGTGCGCCCGAGCTGACCACGAACTGAATGTCGCGGCCGGGTACGCCAAAGTCCAGCATCTTGGCAATGTAGGCTTTCAGGCCTGTGCGGATATCGTTGTCGGAAGCCATGTTTTCGATGGCCAAGCTGGTGCCGAACTCCGCCTTTTCCAGCTTCCAGTTCTTCTGCTCATCAATGCGCACAATGAACGAGTTGAAGCCGCTGGCCCCCAGTTCCACCACGCCTTTCAGCTTGCCATTGACGGGCGCCGGAGCCGCGTAAGTGAAAGTCGTCGGTGCGGCTGCGGTGGTCGTGGTGCTGATCGGGCTGCCGTCGGCCGCCGTTGGGGTACTGCCCGGCGTGGTTATTTCGGTGGTCGTGGCCGTGGCAGGGTCCGGCTTCAGCATTTTGTCGCCGAGGAAATAGCGGACGCCGAAATACGCGGCCACCAGCACAATGGCCGTGATAATGAGCCGGCCGGCTAACGTTAGTCGTTGCATAAGTAGGAAGGGAAAGAGTGGTGTTTGGCTTGTCATGTCGAGCAGAGCGAAACAGCTCGCGTGCTGACGTTGTACTGGTGGTAAGTAGTGCTGCGGATGAGATGCTTCGGCTGCGCCTCAGCATGATGTTCTGGTGCCAACAAGCTCAGTCCAGCAGGCTGCGGTAGTTGGCGTCTTTGGCGGGGAAGGTTTCGCCGGGGCGTGGGGCGGTAGGGGAATTAACCGGGTTGGTATCCAGGCTCACTAGCTTGAATTCGCCTTTGTTGTAGGCGTCCAGCATAGCTTCGCCTTTGTCGGAGAGGATGCCGTTCTGCACGTCCACGGAGTTGATGAAATCCATCGATAAATCCATGGCCCGCTTCATCTCGCCCAGCTTCTGGCTCATGTCGTCCTGGATGTATTCCATCGACTCATCGAAGTAAAACTTCTTGTCCGGGTCGCCCTTGAAGATGCTCACGGCGGTGCGCAGGGCGCTGGAGCTTTCCTTCACAATCTTGTACTCCACCTCCTTCAGGCGCACCTTGATTTCGGTTTCCTTGATGAT containing:
- a CDS encoding acetate and sugar kinases/Hsc70/actin family protein — encoded protein: MQRLTLAGRLIITAIVLVAAYFGVRYFLGDKMLKPDPATATTTEITTPGSTPTAADGSPISTTTTAAAPTTFTYAAPAPVNGKLKGVVELGASGFNSFIVRIDEQKNWKLEKAEFGTSLAIENMASDNDIRTGLKAYIAKMLDFGVPGRDIQFVVSSGALKAEGTQKIIKALKGLGYVVNTVTPEREGQLALRSVLPRDYADKSFVVDIGSGNTKISWLENGTPKALETYGAKYFQNGTDDAAVAADVKAKAGQVPAGLRKTCFIIGGIPYELAKQTRKGDERYTVLNAADAYKLDNAKSKAGQNIYRSVQEATGCQQFVFDWDANFTIGFLLSK